From the genome of Amylibacter sp. IMCC11727:
ATGCGGTGCCAGTCAGCAATGTTCCACAGCTCACTGTCCCAAGTGTTCAGGACAACGCCGCCCAAGGACAGCGCGTGTGCGGACACACGACCACGGTCAACCAGCGGAATGATTGTCATGCTGTCTTTTGTCAACATGTCGTTCATCTTTTTGCCGATTTCACCACGCTTCTCGATGTCACCTGTACGAGCCAGTTCGTCGATCAGCTTGTCGTATTCTGGATCACAGAAACGGTTGATGTTTTCACCCTGCCACTGTGACTCTGGCTTTGGCTCGTTGCCACAACGGTACGCTGCAAGGTACTGCTGCGGGTCTGTGCCGTTAAAGTTGTTGGCGTACATTTCTACGTCCGCATAGAACTTTTGGAATGTGTCAGGGGACCCTGGGTCACCGCCAAAGAACACAGACGCATCAAGGTTACGCAGCTCGGTTTCAACACCGATCTCGGACCACCACTGTTTGATCAGCGCTTGGAAGTCCTGACGTACAGCGTTTGTGGATGTTTGGTACAGGATCGCAAGTTTCTTGCCATCTTTGTCACGTACACCGTCGCCGTCGGAATCAACCCAACCAGCTTCGTCGAGCAGTGCGTTCGCACCTGCGATGTCTTGTGTCAAACAACCCGTGTTGTCAGACGCAAATACTTTTGGCGCAGGAACAAGGTTACATGTCGGACGACCAGCAGTACCGTAGCCGATTTCAACCAACAGGTTGCGATCGATTGCCATGGACAGCGCGCGACGCACTTTTTCGTCTGACAGGAATGGGTGCGGTGCAGCGCGTGTTGAACGTGTTTCCGCATCCAACTCTGGGGATGGATCCGTCAAGTTCATTTCCAGACGCTCAACCAGTGAACCGAATGCTGCGATTGGCTTACCTTTGCCGCCTTCAGCCATTTTCGCCAACACATCTGGTGCCAACTGCATGTTCCAAGCGTAGTCGAATTCACCTGTTTCCATGACAGCACGACCCGCAGCCGTTGCATCGCCGCCACCTTTAAAGGTCACAGTTGCAAATGCTGGTTTTGCTGGATCACGGTAGTTTGGATTCGCTTCAAACTGAATTACGTCGTTTGGACGGAAATCAGTTACGCGGAATGGGCCTGTACCGATTGGGCCAAAGTTGGCTTCTGTACATTCTGGCGCCTTTGCACCCAAACAATCAGCGAATTGTGCTGCTTGAATGATTGGGGATTGGCCACCCATGAACGGGCCATATGGGTTTGGTTTTGGCTGGTTGAATGTGACCTTAACTGTCAGGTCATCAATTGCTTCAACGCTTGTCACACCATCAAAGAAAGATGCCTGTGCGCAACCGCCTTCTGGGTGCATACAGTAATCGGCCGTAAACTTAACGTCTGCAGACGTTACAGTTGTGCCGTCAGACCACAGCAGGCCTTCTTTCAACGTCCACGTGATGGATGTCAGGTCTTCGGACACGCCACCGTTTGCAACCGTTGGAATTTCTTTCGCAAGATATGGAACCAGCGCACCGTCTTGGTCGTAACGGCCCAGCGGCTCGATAACCATGGATGACGATTCAACGTCTTTCGTACCGCCCGACAGATACGGGTTCAGGATGGATGGCGCTTGCCAATAGATGATGTTCAACTGCCCATCGGAACCGCGTTCAGCAGCCGCCATGGACGCCATGGAAAGCACAAGTGCGCTTCCTAAAGCCATTTTCTTCATCGTCATACGAAGAGTTCTCCCTTTGAGGTTATTGTTTAGGTCAGAGCCGCATTTAAAACGGCATTTAGGGGGATCAGGTCCGAGCGAAAACGCCTGCGTTTGCAGGTGAAACCAACGTGAAACACGCAGCTCTCAAAGCGTTCTGGCACTAAGTTCTCCCCAAGAGTTATTTTCCGAAACGAATCCGAAAAAAGCAGACCATGAGCAAAGTAAAGACGATAAAGAATTAGTTTACAATGACTTTTCTTTTGACCATTTGGTAAATTGACCCAACGAAACATCCCAACTGCGTACTCGTTATGCTCTTGACGCCACGCCAAGCAGTTTCCAAACTCGCGCCACTCTCATCATCAGGACTCATTTATGGCTGACGTCTACACTCCCTTTGAAATGTTGGAAAAGCTCATCAGCTTTAACACCGTTTCACACCGCTCAAACCTGCCTTTGATTGATTTTGTCGAGGAGTACTTGTCTTCGCACGGTGTAACTGCAACCCGCGTGTATAATGACGAAGGTGATAAAGCGAACCTGTATGCACACATCGGACCCATGGTTGAGGGCGGCGTCATTTTATCTGGCCACACGGATGTTGTTCCTGTGGAGGGCCAAGATTGGTCCACTGATCCTTGGACAGTTGTGGAAAAAGACGGCAAATATTTTGGTCGTGGTACGTGCGACATGAAAGGTTTTCTCGCCATTGCTCTTGCCTATGTGCCCCACATGATCGCTGCCGATTTGCAAACCCCGATCCAACTGGCGCTGTCTTATGACGAAGAAGTGGGCTGCGAAGGCGTGATTCCGATGGTTAAGGAACTCGCAGGTAAAATGCCCAAGGCCGCCATGTGTATCGTTGGCGAACCGTCTGACATGAAAGCCGTTACCGGCCACAAAGGTGGCATCGGATTTCATACCGAAGTGACAGGGTATGAGGTTCATTCTTCCCTTGCCCATATCGGTGTTTCTGCGGTCATGACCGCCGCCACCCTTGTGGAATGGCACAACAAGAAAAACGAAGAGGCGGTTGCCAACCACGACCCCGAAAATGAATTTGTGCCCCCCTTCCCCACCTATCACGTCGGGACAATACAAGGCGGCACGGCAGGCAACATCACCGCCAAGACCTGTACTTTCATCAATGATTTCCGCTTGCTCCCAACACAAGACGCCAAAGCCGAGGCGGAAGCGTATATGGATTTTGCAGCAGAACTGGATGCGAAAATCAAAAAGGTTCGTCCAGAGGCAGGTATCAAAGTCACGCCAAAATTTGGCGTTCCAGGTCTGCGGCCAGAAGAAAACGGCGCGGCAGAAACCCTTGTGCGCCGCCTGACGGGCGACAACTCTATCAACGTGGTCAGCTACGGCACCGAAGCTGGCCATTTTCAAAACGAAAACATCTCTACCGTTATCTGCGGACCTGGTTCTATTGACCAAGCCCACCAAGCAGATGAATACATCACCGTTGACCAATACAATCTGGGCGCCAAATTCATGCGCGACCTGATTGCTGATCTTTCATAAGGAAACTGACATGCCACTGATCAACCGCTTTGCTGAAACCCACGCCGAACTCACCGCCATCCGTCGCGATTTGCACATGCACCCAGAATTGCAATTTGATTGCCACCGCACTGCGGGCATTGTCGCGGATAAACTGCGCGAATGGGGCTGTGACGAGGTGAAAACAGGCATCGGCCAAACGGGTGTTGTTGGCGTGATTAAGGGCAAGCAAAACACCTCTGGCAAAGTCATCGGCCTGCGCGCCGACATGGATGCCCTGCCGATATTTGAGGCAACGGGCCTCGACTATGCGTCTAAGGAAGACGGCAAAATGCACGCCTGTGGCCATGACGGGCACACCACAATGCTGCTCGGTGCGGCGCAATACCTGTGCGAAACCCGTAACTTTGACGGCACAGCCGTGGTCATTTTCCAACCCGCCGAAGAAGGCGGCGGTGGTGGCCGTGAAATGGTCGAAGACGGCATGATGGAAGAATTTGGCATCCAAGAAGTTTACGGCATGCACAATTGGCCTGGCAAAGATGTTGGCACATTTGGCATCCGTGCAGGTGCATTTTTTGCAGCGGCGGACCTGATCCAAATCGACGTCACAGGCAAAGGCGCACACGCCGCCAAGCCCCAAGACGGCATAGACACAACCGTTGTGGCCGCCCATATCGTTATCGCGCTGCAAACCATCGCATCCCGCGTGGCCGATCCGCTGGAATCTGTGGTTGTTTCCGTCACCAGTTTTGAAACAGAAAGCAAGGCGTTCAACGTTATCCCTGAAAAAGTGGAACTGCGCGGCACAGTGCGCACGCTTTCCCCTGACATGCGCGACATCGCCGAAGAACAGATCACACGCATCGCCGAAAACACCGCAGCCGCCTTTGGTGCCACGGCAAAGGTCACGTACAACCGCAACTATCCCGTTATGGTTAATCACGATGCTCAAACAGAATTCATGGCTGATGTGGCGAAATCCGTGGTCGGCGATCACAACGTAGAAGTGGGCATGGAACAAACCATGGGCGGCGAAGACTTCGCCTTTATGCTCGAATCCCGCCCAGGCGCGTACATCCTGTGTGGCAACGGCGATGGGGCAATGGTTCATCACCCAGAATACAACTTCAACGATGAAGCAATCCCAACAGGCTGCACCCTTTGGGCTAACATTATCGAACAGGGCATGCCTGCCGCATAATCGTCCCTTTCGACATGCCGGCTAACATTATCGAACAGGGCATGCCTGCCGCATAATCGTCCCTTTCGACATGCGGGCTAACATCATCGAACAGGGTATGCCCGCCGCATAATCGCTCAAAAGGCACGGTTGACCGCTCAACCGTGCCTTTAATGTTCTTCAAATACCAAACCTAGCGCCAGTGATTGTTCGCGGCCGCCACTGTTTGGAAATTTGTCGCCACCACCAAAGACACTTGCGTCAGATTTGCAGGATCATTGGCGTATTCGGGCCGCATCCGTTCGCGCGCTGCGTCATCTGGCTGTGTTTTCTTCACCGCCATCCGCGACAACATTATCGCCAATTCATACCCTTCTTCAGGTGTTTCTGTTTTTAAACTCGGCAACCAACTCATGGCATTCTCCCATTTATGTCGTGTGCGATATATTTTATCCTCTATCCCAATCATGAACTTGCGATTAGGTCAAGAAAATTGTATCGTGTGCGATATAAGTTACCGAAAGCCCGCTATGCTTGACGAGTCGACCCTGCCCACTGATCCGCAAAATATGATCTGCTTTGCGCTCTACACCGCCAGTCATGCCGTGAACCGCGCCTATGTGCCCCTGCTTAAAGACCTCGGCCTGACGTATCCGCAATGGATTACGCTATTGTTTTTATGGGAAAAGGACGAACAGACTGTGGGGGACTTATCGGCCAAATTGCAAATGCAGACCAACACGCTCACGCCTTTGCTGCAAAGGCTCGAAACACTCGGTCACATCACCCGCACGAAAAACCCCAAAGACGCCCGCCAAGTCGTCGTTCGGCTCAGCTCATCCGGGCGGCACCTGCAACAGCACGCTCCCATAGTCACCCGCTGTGTGATCGAAGCAACAGGCTTTGACCTGCCAATGTTGGATAATTTGGTCCACGTGCTGTCGACCCTGCGTGATCAGGTCAGCACCGCCGGCTAATGCGCTGGTAGCCGCACAAACACGTAGGTTTTCTGCAACGCGCCTTTGTCTTTGAGCGACACTGACGCTTGGGGACCGTCAAAAATATCAAAAGTAACTTGTTCAAAGCTATCAGGATGGTTTACCGCACCTTGCGTGCGAACCGTTGCGAACTCACCATGGGCGGAACACACATTCATATCGTGCGCCAAACGATCATAAAGCTCTCGCGCCGCATCACTTCGAAATTCGAACGCGAAAGCGCACATATATTCTGCGGTGCTGATGCTTTCGCACTTTTGGCCGCGCAGCATCGGCTGATCTGCACTTCTTTCTTTAAGAACGGCACATAATTCACTTCGTTCCTCTGCCGTGGCGAATACCGCAAGCAGAAGAACGGCTATCAAAATACCGACAAAAATTAACGGAATGAAATGCGCGAGTCTCAAGGCTCCAACCGCACAGCACCCTGTGACGCATTACCAACGTGCGCTGCATAGACCCGCAGGGCGCGGCTGACTTTGCGGGCACGCGGCTGTGCTGGGGCCCACGGGTTCTCCCGTGCTTCCATGGCGGCGCGGCGTGTGGCCAATTCTTCATCCGTCAACTTCACATTCATCGTGCGGTTCGGGATATCAATCTCGATGATATCCCCTTCTTCGATCAGTGCGATGTTGCCGCCCTCACCCGCTTCTGGCGAAACGTGGCCGATGGACAGGCCAGATGTGCCGCCAGAAAACCGCCCATCCGTGATCAGCGCACAGGCTTTGCCCAGCTTCATAGATTTCAAATAGGTCGTCGGATACAGCATTTCTTGCATTCCTGGTCCACCACGCGGCCCTTCATAGCGGATGACAACCACGTCGCCTTCCACCACTTCTTTGCCCAAAATACGCTTACATGCCTCATCCTGAGACTCGCACACAACAGCGCGGCCGTTGAATTTCAAAATGCTCTCATCCACGCCTGCGGTTTTCACAACACAGCCCTCTTGGGAAATGTTGCCAAACAACACGGCCAAACCACCCTCTTGCGAATGGGCATGTTCTGCATCGCGGATCACCCCGTTTTCACGGTCCAAATCCAGCTCTTTGTACCGCCGCGACTGTGAAAACGCCTGCGTTGTGCGCACACCGCCAGGGGCCGCCAAGAACAAGTTATGCACATCTTCGTCATTGGACGTGCGCACATCCCATTTGGCAATCGCATCGCCCAATGTTGGCTCATGGATCGTGCCGACAGATGTATCGAGCATTCCTGCGCGGTTCATTTCACCCAGCAGGCCGAAAATCCCGCCAGCACGATGCACGTCTTCCATGTGAACGTTCGCAACCGCAGGGGCCACTTTGCACAGGCAAGGCGTCTTACGCGACAAGCGATCAATGTCATCAACGGTGAAATCAACTTCGGCTTCCTGCGCCATGGCCAGCAGGTGCAAAATTGTGTTTGTTGACCCACCCATGGTGATATCCATGCGCATCGCATTTTCAAACGCCGCTTTCGTGGCAATCCCGCGCGCGGACACAGATTTATTGCCATCCACGTAATATTCTTTAGTCAGTTCCACGATCCGCTTCCCTGCTTTGCGGAACAACATTTCACGGTCGCTGTGCGTGGCCAATGTGGACCCGTTGCCCGGCAACGCCAAACCCAGCGCCTCGGCCAAACAGTTCATCGAATTGGCCGTGAACATCCCAGAACAAGATCCACAAGTCGGACAGGCGCTTTCTTCAATCGACAAAACTTCTTCGTCGGTACGATCAGGGTTGGCGGCTTCCATCATGGCATCCACCAGATCAATCGCTTTCAGCTCCCCATCAATGTCCACCTTGCCCGCTTCCATCGGGCCACCCGATACAAACACAACAGGGATATCCAAACGCAGCGCCGCCATCATCATGCCGGGCGTGATTTTATCGCAGTTGGAAATACACACCATCGCATCCGCGCAGTGGGCGTTGACCATGTATTCCACACTGTCCGCAATCACTTCGCGTGACGGCAGGGAATAGAGCATCCCATCATGCCCCATGGCGATACCGTCATCCACCGCGATGGTGTTCATTTCCTTTGCAACACCACCCGCCGCATGGATTTCTTCGGCAACCAACTGGCCCAAGTCTTTCAGGTGAACGTGACCAGGAACAAACTGTGTGAAAGAGTTCACAACCGCGATAATCGGCTTGCCAAAATCACTATCAGTCATGCCAGTCGCACGCCAAAGGCCGCGCGCGCCCGCCATGTTACGACCATGTGTAGAAGTTCTGGAACGATACGGAATCATTGGGTGTGCCCTCGCAGTGAATTAGTCCCGCGTGTTTTGCCTGATTAAAGCCAGAAATGCTAGCCACATCGCCACAAACGCACGCCAGTCTTTTTCAATCTTGCCAAGCCTGCGGTGAAAAGTTTTAGTAATCGGATACAGACCAAAGGAATTGACGGCATGGCCATCCTAAAATGTATCGAATGCGGCGGCAAAGTTTCCAGCGAAGCAGCATCATGCCCCCATTGCGGCTATGTCAAAGGCGCACGTCCCAGTGAGCCACCAAAACCCAGCCCGCTGCTAGGCGATACACCCACTGAAAGACCCCCGTCAACACCTGCCAAAACCAGTCCATGGGTGATCATTGGCGCCTGCACCGGCGGATTGCTTGTCCTTTTTATCATCATTGGCGCTATAGCTGGTTCACAAAGCACTTGTAAAATCACCAGCCTGCGAAACACCGAAGACACCTTCATTGTAAATGGCCAATGGGACTACGGGATCGTCACAAATGCTGTCGTTTCACTGGACGGAAAAGCCCGCCAAGTCACTGTCACAGTCCGCCTTGAAACCAACCAAGGGGACATCACAAAATCCAAACGCGTCGCTGTATCAGAGAATGGCAGCCGCGAAGTCCAGATTCAGTTCATCGAACCCACAGTGACGACCAAAGTCCGCCAAAGCTACGCAACGTGTAAATAAGAAATGGGCAAAGCGAAAAAGCGAGGTTCTAGGGACAATGCTCACCATAGGTTTCATCTCGAAAGCACATCACGCGACCGCCACAGACGACCTCTAGCTGCTTTCTTTTGGCCAGAAATATCCCGGGGTTTGGGGCAGAGCCCCAAGCGGGGGCAAATGCGTGGGACAGCGCCAAGGTAAAATGGTGGGTTATACTGGTTCCACGAAAATGGGGGCCAAAATGGCCCCCATCAAATCAGTTAGGTTCAGATCGCGCGGTCTTAGTCTGCTGCGGCTGTCAGCGCGTTGCCCAGTGCGAACAAGCTTGCGAACAACAACACGATGTCTTTCAGCAGGAACTGGCCAGGAACAACCGAGATGGCCAATACACCAGTTTCAGGAATAAACACGCCAGGTGTTGAAAAGAAGAAGCTGAAAGTCACAATAAATGTTCCCACTGCGCCCAATGCGCCCAGCACAGCCAGTTTTGGTGCAAAGAACCGTGCGGTGAGCAATGCGGCGATGATCAATTCAGCCACCCCGATCAGTTTGGACACGGCCCCTTCAGACAAGAAGGCGTAGAGCCAGCCCAGAAACGGTGAGTTTTCCACCAATCCTCGGATTGCGCCTGCTTCGTAGGCGGTGAACTTCATTGCGCCGAACCACACAAAGACAAGGATCAAAGTTGCGAAAATCCCTTTGGAAGCAATTTCGGTCAATCGGTTGCCAAGGTCCTGAGGTGCAGCAGCGCTGTTTACGGTTGTATGTGTCATGTTAGATCTCCAAATCTGTGTTTTGTTTGTTTCGGTGGCGGACTTGCCAGTCGTTGAAAACAGATCTATATGTTTGTTACTGATCAGTCCATAATTAATGTCCGTTGTCATATAAAGTGGGACATCAGAGCGGCTTGAGCATTGGAGGCTCTGGCTCGTTAGTGTGATTGATTATGCTGCTTGTTTCTGATGTTGCAAGCGACGTTGTTTGATTGTCTGTTTCTTGATCCTCTTCCTTTCTCTCAGAATGGCTTTGTCGCGGCCGAAGTAGACATCGGCGGGTGTGACGTTGTTCAGGCTCTCGTGGTATCGTCGGTTATTGTAATAGTCGACGAAGGCCTCGATCTGGCGCTCGAGATCGCCGGGCAGATAGTAGTTTTCTAACAGCACTCGGTTCTTCATCGTTTGATGCCATCGTTCGATTTTGCCTTGGGTCTGTGGATGGAACGGAGCACCACGGACATGATCCATATTTTGCCCTTCCAGCCATTCGGCCAGGTCGCCAGATATGTAACACGATCCGTTATCGCTGAGCAGGCGTGGTTTGTGCCGAACAACCGCTTGGTCACAGCCTGATGCTGTCAGAGCGCGCTCAATCGTCTCGGTCACATCACTGGCCCGCATGGTTGTACACAGTTTCCATGAGATGATGTAGCGGCTGTAATCATCCAAGATCGTAGACAGATAATACCACCCCCAACCAATGATTTTGAAGTAGGTGAAGTCTGTCTGCCACATCTGATTGATGGCGGTGGTTTTATCCGTGAACTCGTTGGCTGCTTTGATCACCACGTAGTCTGGTGCTGTGATCAGGTCGGCTTCCTTGAGAATGCGATAAGCTGATGATTCTGAGACAAAATACCGCTTTTCATCGGTGTATTTGACTGCCAGCTCGCGCGTGCTCAGCGCCTCGTGTTCCAGCGCAAACGCGATCAGGTCGTCACGACGATCATCGGGGATGCGGTTCCAAACGGATTTAGGGCATGGCGATTTGTCAGCCAGCCGGTCAAACCCGCCTTCGAGATATAAATCATACCAGCGATAGAATGTGGTGCGTGGAATGCCCAGCATGTCGAGGGTCTGCTTG
Proteins encoded in this window:
- a CDS encoding M20 aminoacylase family protein, with product MPLINRFAETHAELTAIRRDLHMHPELQFDCHRTAGIVADKLREWGCDEVKTGIGQTGVVGVIKGKQNTSGKVIGLRADMDALPIFEATGLDYASKEDGKMHACGHDGHTTMLLGAAQYLCETRNFDGTAVVIFQPAEEGGGGGREMVEDGMMEEFGIQEVYGMHNWPGKDVGTFGIRAGAFFAAADLIQIDVTGKGAHAAKPQDGIDTTVVAAHIVIALQTIASRVADPLESVVVSVTSFETESKAFNVIPEKVELRGTVRTLSPDMRDIAEEQITRIAENTAAAFGATAKVTYNRNYPVMVNHDAQTEFMADVAKSVVGDHNVEVGMEQTMGGEDFAFMLESRPGAYILCGNGDGAMVHHPEYNFNDEAIPTGCTLWANIIEQGMPAA
- a CDS encoding hexameric tyrosine-coordinated heme protein, with the translated sequence MSWLPSLKTETPEEGYELAIMLSRMAVKKTQPDDAARERMRPEYANDPANLTQVSLVVATNFQTVAAANNHWR
- a CDS encoding IS3 family transposase (programmed frameshift), with the translated sequence MNKKSGSSKASADKLVKNIRRKTRQTYSAEEKIRIVLAGMRGEESISALCRREGIAESLYYSWSKEFLEAGKRRLSGDTARQATSPEVKELRSEAMALKECVADLTLENRLLKKKHDRGWGVRGMRYPASEKLEVIRTVEGSHLPTKQTLDMLGIPRTTFYRWYDLYLEGGFDRLADKSPCPKSVWNRIPDDRRDDLIAFALEHEALSTRELAVKYTDEKRYFVSESSAYRILKEADLITAPDYVVIKAANEFTDKTTAINQMWQTDFTYFKIIGWGWYYLSTILDDYSRYIISWKLCTTMRASDVTETIERALTASGCDQAVVRHKPRLLSDNGSCYISGDLAEWLEGQNMDHVRGAPFHPQTQGKIERWHQTMKNRVLLENYYLPGDLERQIEAFVDYYNNRRYHESLNNVTPADVYFGRDKAILRERKRIKKQTIKQRRLQHQKQAA
- a CDS encoding MarR family transcriptional regulator, which codes for MLDESTLPTDPQNMICFALYTASHAVNRAYVPLLKDLGLTYPQWITLLFLWEKDEQTVGDLSAKLQMQTNTLTPLLQRLETLGHITRTKNPKDARQVVVRLSSSGRHLQQHAPIVTRCVIEATGFDLPMLDNLVHVLSTLRDQVSTAG
- a CDS encoding peptide ABC transporter substrate-binding protein → MTMKKMALGSALVLSMASMAAAERGSDGQLNIIYWQAPSILNPYLSGGTKDVESSSMVIEPLGRYDQDGALVPYLAKEIPTVANGGVSEDLTSITWTLKEGLLWSDGTTVTSADVKFTADYCMHPEGGCAQASFFDGVTSVEAIDDLTVKVTFNQPKPNPYGPFMGGQSPIIQAAQFADCLGAKAPECTEANFGPIGTGPFRVTDFRPNDVIQFEANPNYRDPAKPAFATVTFKGGGDATAAGRAVMETGEFDYAWNMQLAPDVLAKMAEGGKGKPIAAFGSLVERLEMNLTDPSPELDAETRSTRAAPHPFLSDEKVRRALSMAIDRNLLVEIGYGTAGRPTCNLVPAPKVFASDNTGCLTQDIAGANALLDEAGWVDSDGDGVRDKDGKKLAILYQTSTNAVRQDFQALIKQWWSEIGVETELRNLDASVFFGGDPGSPDTFQKFYADVEMYANNFNGTDPQQYLAAYRCGNEPKPESQWQGENINRFCDPEYDKLIDELARTGDIEKRGEIGKKMNDMLTKDSMTIIPLVDRGRVSAHALSLGGVVLNTWDSELWNIADWHRIK
- the ilvD gene encoding dihydroxy-acid dehydratase; the protein is MIPYRSRTSTHGRNMAGARGLWRATGMTDSDFGKPIIAVVNSFTQFVPGHVHLKDLGQLVAEEIHAAGGVAKEMNTIAVDDGIAMGHDGMLYSLPSREVIADSVEYMVNAHCADAMVCISNCDKITPGMMMAALRLDIPVVFVSGGPMEAGKVDIDGELKAIDLVDAMMEAANPDRTDEEVLSIEESACPTCGSCSGMFTANSMNCLAEALGLALPGNGSTLATHSDREMLFRKAGKRIVELTKEYYVDGNKSVSARGIATKAAFENAMRMDITMGGSTNTILHLLAMAQEAEVDFTVDDIDRLSRKTPCLCKVAPAVANVHMEDVHRAGGIFGLLGEMNRAGMLDTSVGTIHEPTLGDAIAKWDVRTSNDEDVHNLFLAAPGGVRTTQAFSQSRRYKELDLDRENGVIRDAEHAHSQEGGLAVLFGNISQEGCVVKTAGVDESILKFNGRAVVCESQDEACKRILGKEVVEGDVVVIRYEGPRGGPGMQEMLYPTTYLKSMKLGKACALITDGRFSGGTSGLSIGHVSPEAGEGGNIALIEEGDIIEIDIPNRTMNVKLTDEELATRRAAMEARENPWAPAQPRARKVSRALRVYAAHVGNASQGAVRLEP
- the argE gene encoding acetylornithine deacetylase; the encoded protein is MADVYTPFEMLEKLISFNTVSHRSNLPLIDFVEEYLSSHGVTATRVYNDEGDKANLYAHIGPMVEGGVILSGHTDVVPVEGQDWSTDPWTVVEKDGKYFGRGTCDMKGFLAIALAYVPHMIAADLQTPIQLALSYDEEVGCEGVIPMVKELAGKMPKAAMCIVGEPSDMKAVTGHKGGIGFHTEVTGYEVHSSLAHIGVSAVMTAATLVEWHNKKNEEAVANHDPENEFVPPFPTYHVGTIQGGTAGNITAKTCTFINDFRLLPTQDAKAEAEAYMDFAAELDAKIKKVRPEAGIKVTPKFGVPGLRPEENGAAETLVRRLTGDNSINVVSYGTEAGHFQNENISTVICGPGSIDQAHQADEYITVDQYNLGAKFMRDLIADLS
- a CDS encoding DUF417 family protein: MTHTTVNSAAAPQDLGNRLTEIASKGIFATLILVFVWFGAMKFTAYEAGAIRGLVENSPFLGWLYAFLSEGAVSKLIGVAELIIAALLTARFFAPKLAVLGALGAVGTFIVTFSFFFSTPGVFIPETGVLAISVVPGQFLLKDIVLLFASLFALGNALTAAAD